The sequence CAGAGGAATGCACCGTAGGAATTGCCCACGAGGTGTGCCGGTGCGAGGTCGAGTGAACGAATGAGCGCACGAAGATCGTCGACGTGTTCGTCCATGATGTATACCGCGTCCTCCGGAATCGGCTCGTTCGGCCAGTGATAGCGTCGGCTGTACGAGATGACCCGAAACTGCTCTGCGAATGCGTCCTTCTGGGCACTCCACGTTCGGTGGTCGCTTGCGGAGCCGTGGACAAGGACGACGGGCTCGCCGTCACCCGACACCTCGTACGCGAGCGTGGTACCATTGACGCGAGCGGTTGGCATGAGTACAATCTCCAGTGCTGATTCTGTTGAACGGTCTGCGCAGAGGATCGGAGAGAGCGCTGTCTATGGCGCTGCGATGCCCATCCCTCCGTTCAGGGCATGGATGAAGCCGGCAAGACGATTCCCTGCGTGGTTGGGTGTAGAATGACGCTCGTCCAGCAGCGCTACTGATCAGCTGCAATCGGGTCGGTCGGCATCGCGTCGATCGGCTCTTCGAACGCGATGAAGAGAACGCACGCCTCACCGTCAGCGCAGGACGCTTCGTGAGGTAGTTCGGCCGGACCGAACGCGTACGTACCCGGCTTGAGAACGACCGGGTCGTGGCCTTCATAGGTGACCTCCATTTCGCCGGATACGAGCACCATCCGTTCGACGGATGTGTGCCGATGGGCCGGGACCGTCGTGCCAGGTGCCATCTTGAAGAAAATATCCGCGTTTGGCTGATCGGGAGGTCCGTTGAGTACGGCAATCTCACAGCTCTCGGGCATGAAATCAGGACACGGCCCCCACTCGAGGTCCGGGTCGTCCATCGTCCAGGATCGAGGCGCGTCCTGTGCGTCCACGTCCGTGGTAAAGGTCAGTAGAAAGAGTGCTAGGATCGCAGAACGAAGCACGGTGTGTTTCATGGTTTGATCTCGGTTAAAGAATAGATGACAATGCGAAAGGACCGATGCGGCGGTCCGGAGACGCGGTCGAACCGGTCTTCCGGTCTTGATTGACTCAAAACTTGTTTGGCGAACAGTCCCCGGCTACACAACGGTACGGGCCTCGCTCACGGAGTCGACTGCATCCGTGCCAAACGTTAACCTCCGACACTACCTGAGACTCAACATTCTGCCCTAGCTACCGGACGGTTTGATTTCAAACCGGAATGCCTTCATAGGTCATCGAGAAAAGGACCTCGTACGTATCATGCGTCTCGGAAATCCTGCGCCGAGGAATGCTGAAATAACAGAGGGTCTAATGAACGTGTCCGGTACGTAGCATTCTGCCCTTACTCTTTCGCGACCCGTCCGCCTGACAGGTTATCACGGTCCGGCGTACGAGAAGGGGGAAAGGAGTGCGTTGCGGTCGGACACGTCGAACTCGATCCCATGCGCCTCGAAGTGCGCGCGACTCGCTTTTGCGACCGTCGCCGGATGCCCGGGCGCCACGGCGAGCGGGTGGTCCTGGACGGTCGGGGCTTCTCCATTTTGCCCCTCGATCGGCGCCACGTCGGCACACCCGATCTGGCCGACCTCTCCGATGCGGAGTCGCCCGTGTTTTCCGTCGGTCTCGAACGCCAGCGGGACGACCTCCACACCGCGTACGTCGCTGATGAGCTCGGCCAGGTGAGCCGGGTGCCCGCCCGCCTCGCCGCCGAAGATCGTACCGAGCGCGTCCTGCTGCCCAGCGTCGGCCCGGCGGTCCAGGTAGAGAGCGGCTTTCCAGTCGCCGTCGGCCATGTTGCCCGGCGTGTGGAGGGCCATGACGACGTTTAAATCGTCAAACTTGACCCCGTTGTATGCGCCCTCCTCGATATGCCAGGCCACGACGGCTGTGCACGTTCCTTCCGTCGGGTCACTGAGCATAATGCACGGACAGGCGACCTCACACGTGCAGGCTTCCATGTACTGGCCTTCGAGTTTCCATTGATCGGTCATGGGATACGGTGTCTGTGCAAGTTCAGAATGCGTGATGGATCGCGGTCAGCACGGCTGTAGACACATTCCGCGAAAAAATCAACGCCTGCTCACTCGAGCTCATGAAGCGTCTCGTGCGTCTTGCCGCGTGGCCCCTCACCTCTACATTGCGCGAACTTCGGCCGCATCACGACACACAATCTGTAACCACGTGAAGCGCCGCCCTCGTGACCTTCGGCATCCAGAGACCTCACCTCCGATCCATCGGCTGTATGGGCTGTGGGGCAGCATCTTGTGGATCACGCGCGACGGCGCGGACGAGGAGGCGCGGCCGAGACAGGCAGCGCACGACAATCAACGACTCGTTACGCAGGATGACCGTGCGATCCTCCGTTCGAGGTGTCCGACGTGGAGAAAGATTTGGCGACTACAGACAATGCATTCAGTCCGGCCAGCGGCGCCCCCATCATCCATCGAACCAACCGCGCCCGATGCCCACGTCCGAAGCCAAGACGCGACCGACGATCACGGGATACCGCATGGCGCACATCGCCGAGAGGGGATAGACCTCGCCTCTACCCTACCCGCTGCCAGTGTGAACGTCGATGGATCGATACCGATCGACGGCGGGGACACAGATATCACACTGGACTTTGTCCGGATAGCATGCGTAATTCCGTAACCGTTCCGGATAGGATTCATTGCGGGAATATCGAATTAGCCCCGCTGAGACCCAATTTAATCCGGATAGCTTTTACTATCCCGAAGCCTTCCGGATAATGATAAGTTATGTTGAACCTCACTAGACCTGAAAGCGCAATAACGCCCACGATGCCGCACGTCGCATCTAAGACATGGACTTAGGAACGCCTTTTCAGACCTTAGAGAGAGTATTCACGGAGTTCAATGTTGGGCGATTATTATATCTGCTAACTTTATTTGGGACGATCGTCTTCATTAACTACGAGGCTGGGTTTACACA comes from Longibacter salinarum and encodes:
- a CDS encoding cupin domain-containing protein; the protein is MKHTVLRSAILALFLLTFTTDVDAQDAPRSWTMDDPDLEWGPCPDFMPESCEIAVLNGPPDQPNADIFFKMAPGTTVPAHRHTSVERMVLVSGEMEVTYEGHDPVVLKPGTYAFGPAELPHEASCADGEACVLFIAFEEPIDAMPTDPIAADQ
- a CDS encoding DUF1326 domain-containing protein; the protein is MTDQWKLEGQYMEACTCEVACPCIMLSDPTEGTCTAVVAWHIEEGAYNGVKFDDLNVVMALHTPGNMADGDWKAALYLDRRADAGQQDALGTIFGGEAGGHPAHLAELISDVRGVEVVPLAFETDGKHGRLRIGEVGQIGCADVAPIEGQNGEAPTVQDHPLAVAPGHPATVAKASRAHFEAHGIEFDVSDRNALLSPFSYAGP